The Pseudonocardia sp. HH130630-07 DNA window CCCGGTGACCTCGCCGAGGTGGGCCAGGGCCTGCTCGGCGCGGCCGGTGACATTGGCGTAGCCGATGTGAGTGCTCAGGTGGCACGGCGAGCACAGACAGATCAGCCGGCGCAGCGCCTGGGTCGAGGTGGCGTCGTCGTAGGCCCACCGCTCGTGGGCCTCCAGGTAGCGCCCGGCACCCCGGTCCGGCTCGGCGCCGCAGGCTTCGCAGCGCTGGCCGGCACGGCCGAGGATCATCCGGCGCAGGCGCTCCCAGTCCTTCTCCGAGACACACGTGCGGACGTTGGTGAACCAGCAGGTCCGGGGCACCATGTCGACAAACAGGCCGGATCCGAACGAGCGGTCCTCACCCGGCAGCAGGTCCGGGACCTCGGGCAGCGCGGCCCACCGCGCCAGCCCGGCGGTGGGTGGGCGGGGGTCGAACCAGCGCCGGGCGCCGGGGTCCCAGCGGGCGCCGTGGGCCTTGGCCTGGTCCTTGTCGCCGTAGGGGACGTCCAGCCACGCTCGG harbors:
- a CDS encoding DUF5710 domain-containing protein, which encodes MLSTTPGPARAWLDVPYGDKDQAKAHGARWDPGARRWFDPRPPTAGLARWAALPEVPDLLPGEDRSFGSGLFVDMVPRTCWFTNVRTCVSEKDWERLRRMILGRAGQRCEACGAEPDRGAGRYLEAHERWAYDDATSTQALRRLICLCSPCHLSTHIGYANVTGRAEQALAHLGEVTGMNRAQVARHVDDAGQLWTARSARRWHLDLTMLTDAGVTLRRPEAPAQRSRTADHTLSRHRGRS